One region of Sphingomonas abietis genomic DNA includes:
- a CDS encoding ubiquinol-cytochrome C chaperone family protein, with translation MMPLYNAIVAAARLPHWYLDGRVPDTLDGRFDMVSSLLALVLLRLEALGDAAREPAARLTELFISDMDGQLRQHGIGDLVVGKHVGRMMSQLGGRLSAYRDALTADGDLGGAIERNIHRGADVPETAKAHVEAGLRAFAAALEQRDLATLVAGAPLSGETL, from the coding sequence ATGATGCCGCTGTACAACGCCATCGTTGCCGCCGCGCGCCTGCCCCACTGGTATCTCGACGGGCGCGTGCCCGATACGCTGGACGGCCGTTTCGACATGGTCTCCAGCCTGTTGGCACTGGTCCTGCTACGGCTCGAGGCGCTCGGCGATGCGGCCCGCGAACCGGCCGCCAGGCTCACCGAACTCTTCATCAGCGACATGGACGGCCAGCTGCGCCAGCATGGCATCGGCGATCTCGTGGTCGGCAAGCATGTCGGCCGCATGATGAGCCAGCTCGGCGGCCGCCTGAGCGCCTATCGCGACGCCCTGACCGCGGACGGCGACCTCGGCGGCGCGATCGAACGCAATATCCACCGTGGCGCAGACGTGCCCGAAACCGCGAAGGCGCATGTCGAGGCCGGGCTACGCGCCTTCGCCGCGGCGCTGGAGCAACGCGACCTGGCCACGCTGGTGGCAGGCGCGCCCCTATCTGGAGAAACCCTGTGA
- a CDS encoding YceD family protein, with protein MNGTPEFSRPYRIDTIGEEPRGVHIEADAAERAALATRFGLVSIDSLSADATIRRDGTRIRAEGKLSGRAVQSCVATGDPIKARVDEHFSLRFDPEGEAADEELELDAGDLDVLPYEGGAIDLGEAVAQGFSLALDPFPRVADADQRLHAAGVIAEEEAERLRAETSPFAALKGLTKG; from the coding sequence GTGAACGGCACCCCCGAATTCAGCCGCCCCTATCGGATCGACACGATCGGCGAGGAGCCGCGCGGCGTGCATATCGAGGCCGATGCCGCCGAGCGGGCGGCGCTGGCGACCCGCTTCGGGCTGGTCTCGATCGACAGCCTGTCGGCGGATGCGACGATCCGCCGCGACGGCACCCGGATCCGGGCGGAGGGCAAGCTGTCCGGCCGTGCGGTGCAGAGCTGCGTCGCCACCGGCGACCCGATCAAGGCCCGGGTAGACGAGCATTTCTCGCTGCGCTTCGATCCCGAGGGCGAGGCAGCGGACGAGGAACTGGAACTGGACGCCGGCGATCTCGACGTGCTGCCCTATGAAGGCGGCGCGATCGATCTCGGCGAGGCGGTGGCGCAGGGCTTCAGCCTCGCCCTCGATCCCTTCCCCCGCGTCGCCGATGCCGATCAGCGGCTGCACGCCGCCGGCGTGATCGCCGAGGAGGAGGCCGAGCGGCTGCGCGCCGAGACCAGCCCGTTCGCCGCACTCAAGGGGCTGACGAAGGGCTGA
- the ssb gene encoding single-stranded DNA-binding protein: MAGVNKVILVGNLGQDPQSRSFQNGGKVVELRIATSETWKDRATGERKEKTEWHTVKIFNEGLANTAERFLKKGSKVYIEGALQTRKWQDNAGADRYSTEIVLQGFNGSMVMLDGPGGGQGGGRSSGGDEWGSSGGDFGGGGGSSFGGGNSGGGFGGGQRSGGASGGSRPAGGAFDSDLDDDVPF; the protein is encoded by the coding sequence ATGGCCGGCGTCAACAAAGTCATCCTCGTCGGCAATCTCGGGCAGGATCCGCAGTCGCGCAGCTTCCAGAATGGCGGCAAGGTCGTCGAGCTGCGCATCGCCACCAGCGAGACCTGGAAGGATCGCGCCACCGGCGAGCGCAAGGAAAAGACCGAGTGGCACACGGTCAAGATCTTCAACGAAGGCCTGGCCAACACCGCCGAGCGCTTCCTCAAGAAGGGCTCCAAGGTCTATATCGAAGGCGCGCTCCAGACCCGCAAATGGCAGGATAATGCCGGCGCCGACCGCTATTCCACCGAGATCGTGCTGCAGGGCTTCAACGGCTCGATGGTGATGCTCGATGGCCCCGGCGGCGGCCAGGGCGGTGGCCGTTCTTCTGGTGGAGACGAATGGGGTTCGTCGGGCGGCGATTTCGGCGGTGGCGGCGGATCGAGCTTCGGCGGTGGTAACAGCGGCGGCGGCTTCGGTGGCGGCCAGCGTTCGGGCGGTGCCTCCGGCGGCTCGCGCCCGGCCGGCGGCGCCTTCGACAGCGATCTGGACGACGACGTTCCCTTCTGA